The following are from one region of the Strix uralensis isolate ZFMK-TIS-50842 chromosome 4, bStrUra1, whole genome shotgun sequence genome:
- the GSKIP gene encoding GSK3B-interacting protein codes for METDCNPMELPNNTGFEEDSDYRDFEGTDVKDMRLEAEAVVNDVLFAVSNMFVSKTLPCAEDVAYINVETRERNRYCLELTEAGLRVVAYDFDQTDDRLQTPYHETVYSLLDSLSPAYREVFGNALLQRLEALKKDSQS; via the exons ATGGAGACTGATTGCAATCCTATGGAGTTGCCCAATAATACGGGTTTTGAAGAGGATTCTGATTATAGAGACTTCGAAGGAACAGATGTGAAAGATATGAGACTAGAAGCCGAAGCTGTTGTGAATGATGTTCTGTTTGCTGTCAGCAACATGTTTGTCTCAAAAACCCTTCCCTGTGCAGAGGATGTGGCATATATCAATGTGGAAACCAGGGAAAGGAACAGATACTGCCTGGAGCTCACTGAAGCAGGACTCAGG GTAGTAGCTTATGATTTTGATCAGACTGATGACAGATTGCAAACTCCATACCACGAAACTGTCTACTCCTTATTGGACTCTCTCAGCCCTGCATATCGAGAGGTGTTTGGAAATGCATTACTACAAAGACTAGAAGCTTTGAAGAAAGATAGTCAGTCATGA